atgatccaacatttgcggcgctccggatcttggggaatcctgtagaaggctcattccttatgttgtccgtgtctgttctgcatcctggggcacaacaggaatctaccatatttcctgtctgattgagttttctgacaataacaaatagtctagctgccggcttctacctgcctaatggcgccgtttcgatttgaactgttgcatgccgggagaagtgacgtcaactcccggagctctatagcgtaGCAGAGGAATGATGAATCATGGCACTTACTTGTTGGTATGCAGGTCCCCCAAAGAAAAACCTTCTTTGGGCCCCACAAATGCTACAGCCGGCCATGCATGTATCCCACAATGTTGGAAAATCTATTTAACTATGCATATAAAGGTCAGGTGAGAAGCAGTTATGTAAACACACTAAAACACAAATTTACTGTGCATTTTTCATGACTATACCCAAGATAACATtgataataaaaaacagaaattttAAAAAGTTACAAATATCCCAAAAACATGCTAAGTGCATCTGCCTTATTTAATTTGCACCTATCTCGTAAATTAACGAAAGCAAAGGCTCTCTTATGAAGACGAGACTGTTGTAGAGCTGATGTAGCTGTCTGATTAGAGGGTCAACAGACCCTGAAGCACTTAAACAAGAATTGAAATGGATTGGAGAGTCAATATCAAATCATCACACCATTTTGAAGTAATGAACACCCATTATGCATCTGCGTGACTGAAGGGAATAAACAGTGGCTCTGCATGAAAAATGTATTTCATTTGATGAAAGCTGCATGCACATTTTTTGATAAACAAGCAGATTTGTAACAATTTGCAAATTTTGTTTCATAAGCAGCATTAATTTGAACAGAAAGCTTCTGCAGCCATACAGAAAACGGATGtggaaaaaataatttaaaagactTCATGGTTCTATGGGACCTGCATATCTTTCTGACCTTTTATCAGTCCTCCACGGCTTTGAGATCTCAGGGTACTGGTCTTTTAAAAATCCCAGAGACCAACGGGAAAAGGATCAGAGTGTGCTTTTACTTTCTGTGCCGCATTCTTCTGGAACGGACCAAAACATCAGACAAGCTGGCTCTTTTCAGGTTTTGAAAGTGAAACTCTCGTTTGTTCACCCGGTTCACGAGTCTTAGCTTTAACTTTTGCTTCTTCTAGTTCTTATTACAGTCTGACCCATACATTTTATTGCTGTAATATTTCAGCACTGTTTTAACTGTCATTCTAGTTGGAACCATTGAGCTTGATGTTGCTCATAAGCTACCATCATTGATACTATGTTCACAGAAGAGGAAATGACCCATATGTGCACTAATGCACCCCTATGTCATCATGGATGCTGTGCTTTGAAATGTCGATGGTTTTGGAAAATAGGATCAGATTAAGATTCATCAGCCTCCACTGAGAAGGTGGTTGTGTCGCTTTTCTTTTTTATGGGAGCATTTTGTGGCAGCGGTGACTGTGCTCACTGTGAATATCCCTAATTCCTGAGTACATGCAATAATTGTCCATACAAAAGGATTTACATTATTGGGGTCAGTCTTTGTCACAgcacaaatgagttttctcagagtGAAACAGGTTCTTGGctctactacacacacacacacacacacacacacacacacacacacacacacacacacacacactactaaaGCATTGGAGCCAGCATTGTTCAGATGTTAAGTCCCTGTGATGTTTTTGGAGTGAAACAATCAGCAGTACAACAGAACCATGACTCATCCCATAACAAGAGCTGGAAACGAAATGTAATGAAACCAGTCTGCAGAGGTTTTACCTCACCTTCTTGCACACATTCTCGTAGGAACGAAGTCATTTTGTTTCAGTAAACATGCAGTAAGCAGTGGTGCCCCCAGAAAAATGTCATGGGGGGCCAGATAGAGTGTTGTGATGGCCCACCAAATCGGTCCTTAggataactctgggagagttttgcCTGTGGCATGTGCAATGCAtggccattcatccattttcatttaaaaacaacatgCATCAAACCAGTGCTTGAAGATGAAATGAATAAGTGCTGGTGCTCACTTAGaaaaatgtcactgtgtgtgtatgtgtgtgtgtgtgtgtgtgttaaacaacAGCAGATGACTGTTTACCTGTAGACAGAtacatttttttcagtaatttcACTGATTTCATCAGAGAAATGGCCAAATAAAGTAACCTTTatctacattttttaaattatgatttttttaacctttatttacatttttaaaattatgatttatttatttactcattaaTTATAAATTTGTATAAGGTTTACTACTTGTTTTGGTTGAAGAGGTTGGATTTATGGTTTGTACGAATATGAATATGATTTACTAAGAGATGGGGGTTAAGTCAGTTgggtggccagcaattttctagcggtggccatgccccccccccccccccccccccccggccaccCTGGGGTGCCACTGGTACTAAGAGCTCCATACTTGATTGCTTTGGACAGATTCTTCATGTAAAGAACTGAAAGGACATTTTTAGAAGCAGAACTCAGGGCCATTTGAAGCTCTGTGAATGAACAAGAGAGAGAAAGGCAGCAGCCTTGATGCTCTTTGGAGCTTTTAGTCCCAAATGCAGTTCATTGACTGGATCTTTGCTCACTAACCAATCACATAGCAGCCCGACCTGACGCTCGTTTTAGCCCACAATCAACACCCCACAGATGCTGTCATGGTTGAACACAGTCCACTTACAAAGCCAGCCAGCGCTGCATCGCCCTGCTCCTTACTCCTCTTTACTTATCTTACCTGACTGCTGCTGCATGGTGATATTGAGAACagtgattttctttttctttgcttGACCCATAGCACTTCCTGCATTTGGGAAAAAACATGAGATTATTTGATGACATCAGGTGTTTGAACAATATATTTTTAATGACCTCGCTACAGAGTTACAGCCATAGCCCATTTCAGGACCGCTGTTCACAGCACTAAATCCTGCAATTAAAGCGTTCAGATCAAATAATAATTGAAAAcgcaatgatttaaaaaaaaaaaacaatccttTGACTTCAACCAGAATtcagtgagagtatttgtgcatTAGGAGCTGAGGGATGAGCGGTCGATTTCAGTCTGAAGATTGCTCTCAGCTGGTTTTTAACAGCTGTAATGTCTTCCTGCAGACAACACTCAGCTCTTGCCAATCAAAGCTATCAcgcaaaaaagagaaaaagctcTGCTGTGAGATATGCTACACTGACCCAATTCATCCTAAAAtgacaaactgaaaaaaaaaacagacgcaAGTTAATTAACAAAAAATGTTAACAAAATTAGAGCTATTTTAAAATGTCATGTTCTGTAGATTTAAACTAAGTATTTTACTTCTCGTGTCTGAATAAAAGCCTTAATAACAGTTATTAACATAACACAAGTTACTCAGTCTGAGCATTTCCTGCCTGAGAGCATTCTACTTCATGGTATGACGACTAAATCATATATGTGATGGCATGAAAGTGCAAGCTTCAGCAAATGTATTCAGTGTAAAATTCACTTTTTTGAACTTTATTTCACAAAAGAAGCTGAAGATGATTTAATGTGTCCAAAATCTTTCTGTCATAAATGTTTGAGGAGAAATTTTTGGACCTTaagactttttctttttctttttgaccATTTTATTTTGTATAATGCTGTGGTTTTGTGAACTGTACTCCATTACATCTTGCAGAATATTGTAGCTGAGTGCAACTTTTCTAATGTTTTTGGTTCCAGTCAACTAAAAATCAGGCATGCCGCCCTTGATTGCATTTTTCTTTTTCATATGTAATTATAGTTATAACAGATCGTTTCTGCCCTAAAAATGTGGCAGTCTAAGCAACTAACTAACAATTCACAATTTCACCATCTGTCTTTTTAAACATGTTCCTCCAATGACATCTGTTGTGGTTCAGAAGTCTTGTCCATACTTTTCCTGTCATGCTTGTGGACATCTGTAATGGGAGAGAATGACCTTTTGTCCAGCAGACGGCTCAGGAGGAGAGCCGGGCGAAGGACAGCTAGGAGACTGATTTTGTTTAACTTTGAGCAAAGCACAGGTGGCCAGCGAGGCAGCAGCATATTGCCCATGGCTTCttcgtcttcctcttcctctctgcATTGACAGGGCAGGTGATTTCTGAAGCTCCAGGGGAGCTGGCAAACAGGTGAGCCAGAGGCAGACAGATGTTTTGACAGAAGGAGGAAGGATGTGAGATGCTGCATCACAATGTGACACAAGGAGATGAAAATAATGACAAAgatgtttcattttttttttggacttttttttttttaccattttgatTTAAACAAACCCGCGCAGTCTGATATGACATATTGTTATTAAAAAGCAAGAACATTCTTACAAGTTTAGTAATCAGTGGCAACCCCAAGAAGTGCTCAGGGGGACAATGGCCACCTCACTGCCCCCTCCAGGGAAGACAAGCCCGCTAGCCCCATAATAAATGTAATTCATGTTCCTCAATACTCATACATTCAGTTTATTAACATAAATGTTAAAGCAAGTACAcaactttcttttttattttttctgaaataaatttgtggaattttgtcttttttctgaagCGTTTAAATTTCTCAAATTTGAGGTCAATGATTTAGGGAGATTTGGTAAATGTGTTGGATGCATAGGCCTTCAGCGCACAGCAGCAGACTAAACTTTACCCAGAGTTACCACAGGGACAAatgtggtgtgccaccccaagatATTCACTGGCCCCCCATGAAATTCTTTGGTGGCACCACTGTTAGAATAGCCTCACACTTTCACAAAAATGCCTTTTTTGTCATTATCATCATCCTTGTTCCTCATATTTCAAACACTTTGCGAAAAAGGGACCCACATTGTTTTAATTACAGaatgaaattatttatttaaagaaGGAAGAATGGATTTGGTCATTTTTACAATAAATCATTATTGAATGGCAAAAATACATATTCCACCTTTATTAGAGGTGCAGAAGGGCGCAGAAAGCAGCCAGTCAACCACATTCCCCACCAGCTGCTGCTTAACAAACGATGCAACTATTTTAAATGACGCGTCTGAATAAACGCGCTTTACCTCCTGCAGACCAAAGGATGTCTTTGTTTAAAAAGGCCACGAAAGCATAAGTGAACACTTCTAGCCCCAGTCAGGGTCCATCCACCtttaagtgctttttatttttataaaatgtCTAAACGTGAAAGCAGGGCTTCCTTGGTTGTTGATCACCGTGCGCTCTTCATCTGTACCGAAAATAAGCGTCCCCATCCCTCAGTAGGCTCCAACAATCACTGTCTCCGTTTCTTTTGAGGGTCTCCTGTCCATAACCAAAAAGTTGATCATCCCCTCTGACTTTATGAGCAGGTTGCAGCCCAAGAAGAAGATGCCAAACACCACCGTGAGGGACAGGACGCACATGACGGCGATCTGGACCACCCTCATGATGAAGAGGCTCCTCTCATCCGGTGCCGCGGCAACAAAGCCGTTGTCAGTCACCACGGAGGAGAAGTTGCAGCAGAAAAACTCTTCCGTCTTGTTAAACAGTCCACTCTCTGTCTGGTTCAACCCGGTGGTGTTCATCTCTACTTTTGcaaaagagagaaaaataaatcAAACTTTGAGCGCGCGGGgcccaaaaagcagagatgagagagGTTGGATTATCATCAAGTGATGGTGAGGAGTTGAAGAAGTTCCTCTGGATCAAACAGAGCTCTCCCGGAGTCGGAAAAGACGCTTTGGCATCGCATCACTGGGGATTTCATGCGCTGCGCTGCCAGTTTCAGATCCAAATGAATGCACCGACCTCGCGGTTATATACCCAGACCGCCTCTGTTCAGGAGGAAACAGTAAGAGCGCCACCACACGGTAAGACCGCACATTGCAACTTCTGTGCAACGCATTGACATTTTGTGCAAAGCCTGTTTTGTAAAGTATTTGCAGCCTGCTGTGAATCAGCACGTGCACTCACACAGGAATCCATACTGACTCATCATTTCTACGGGGTCCCCGTTGGTCCTGCAGACAACTCAGCATGCATTTGCTTTCAGTTTGGTCTTTAAATTTATCTAGACAATGAGAAATAAAGGTATAAGTACCAAAGCGTCATGAAAAATCAATTTAATCATCAATaaattgtaaaaacaaaacaaaactacattgttGTGCACTCTCATAAGATTTTAAAATTTGATAAGCAAAATGTTTgtacttgtggggactctggtGTGACATATTTAAATTATTGCTGCAAAGAATAAACGTtagaagtaaaaaataaaacaacgtttaaaaacagaaaaacaagaaaacagaaaaatagtcaaacaaTTACTGAAaatataataattaataaaaaatataaaatttgTTAATTATTTTTCTAGTGAATATTCTTAATCtgatattttttattttgcaGTATATTTTGCCATTTTGCATTTAACAAAATATTTCAGATTTATTAAACTTACAGCCTTTTGCAGCTGTTCAAGTTCAAACAGAGTAATAAAAGTGTTACAGTAACAAACAGTCTTGAGCTGAGGGCTGTTCCACACCGACGCATGAGAGTTATATCTGCTGTTCTCATGTTTGGCAGCAGATGGCAGCATTGTTCAACTTGAGCCAGAATCAGAGAggtgaggtaaaaaaaaaatgaagtcagaccccaattccatttttggttctttttaaaacacaggaaaggtttctctttcaaAACACCCTCACAGTGTCAGCTCTGAGGGTGTTTTGCAGttggcaaacaaaactgtcagcaaggtaaagagaaacttgTGTTttcaaaagaaccaaaaatggaatttgaagtcaaacacagaaagaaagtaccaaagatgaagtcagcgtcattttaaccggggacgccggggacatgcaaaagaccgcttcagtgggaggaaatcaaccaacatccttgagtttatccgtcaaaataaacagtcaaatggaaatatctgtaacctgccatttaactgttttgccttcttgtgaagattgttgcaacgagaaacaattaaacttgattaaccccagagccacgcgcactgcgctgtagtccgtgactgtaaatgagggggaaacgatttaatgggatccttttcttttcaacatggtttaatgtaaagtttcattcagtacaaactttagttacaccaatctaacgagacagagcctggatttgtattctgaacagtttataacatgtttaaaacggagacgtgcgtgacgcgtctaaaattcgtacctgctccgctattatggaaattaaactaacaggatgaataacatgaaattattttaggcacagacaacatcccccacacttttgaaaagcttgcaacgcgcctggtcgctcgtgtacgtcaaagttatctttcataaaaagataatcaataaaacgattaaataaagtggatccagaagctgtagccagtctctgccttcaatattcaccctattggtggttttactgagcaggtgccacttttgtcatacgtttctttttaaaacatgtttagactgttcagaatacaaatccaggctctgtcacgtttgattgttgtaattaaactttgtaggtggggaaggtcggaaagcagctcagaagcgcatgattacgcacaagcgtgacgcgtcaacccggtctcacagaccgggttggacctgttcaggtttacgcagacaatctttacatttagaattggcagatgtaaaattaatgcagtaaaatataaagcattttatttaaatatccattcattattttacaagcaccgagagccgcatgcggctccagagccgcgggttgccgacccctgtgctagcctactttattgtccccagcaatttttaagccccactcaagtgtatggctattgtccccagcaattctgaaaacaaactgacgcccttgagtcATGCCCTTTAGGGACACTATAGGAAACCAGCAACTGTTGATTTTATTTAAAGCTTTGCCTTGCTTTAAATAAAATTATCTTATGCAACTCATGCCTTGCAAATGTTCTTAAACATGTCAACTTCAGagccacaaaataaaaaaaatgtctagACATGTGACCCCATTTGTCTCCAATTAGACAAAACAAACTATGTCCAAATAATAAAGTAAAGCGCTTCATCTCATGTTCACTTATAACCATTTATGACAATGTATTTGAGTTTTTGTAACAAATATGCTGGAAACACAGCTTCAGCAATTTTTTTTCcaattttattttgatttttgaaAATTATCTCAGGACCCACATGTGTACTTGTTGGTGACCCAAAGTGAGGTCACGACCCCAACCTTGAGAACCGTTGTTGCTAGATCTTGTATGATTGGTTAGAACATTATGTTGTGTTTGCTATTGCCTATTAACTGTGGTGCCATGTTTAACTGGACTGACTCAAAAAGTTACTCAGCTGTAGATGAACAGTATGTACTTTAAGAAGTTATATTAAAATCCATCTGGTGGTTCATGAGATATGTTGATATAAAAACACACAGGCAATCACACAGGCACTTGCCTTTTTGCAGCAGTCAATAAAAATATGTCTCCTTTgcaataaaagtttttttttcctcaaAAACTATAATATCCATAGAACACTGGAGAGGGGCAAATAGTTGATTAAAATAGATTTCTAGCGACCAAAATAAATgatctaaacaaacaaacaaacaaacaacaaaaaacaaacaaaaataaacgagTATTAATTTATTATCTGTGTCATCAAATAATACAACTTTTATTCCTGACATTATTATCACTTAGGGTCAGATTTATAGCAATGACTTTATTAAATTTAACTCAAGAATTTACATGTTTAAGAGACAAATGAAAATATCACAACGGAAAGAAATCATCACAAAGTCACGAGATCGTTTCACATCATCACTTAGTGCAAAGCATTCTGGGAACTTCTTCCTAATCACCCCCAGCACGTCACAGCATCTTGTGACGACCTGTTATCAGATTAAACCAATTAAATCGCCTACATTAATTATATTCTGGTTGTTTTTAGCGTGTTTATGCTGTACGCGCCCACAGCCACCAGACGCCAGCCTCGTGAGTGACgccgctgtcagccaatcagagacgaggtaCGCGCCAGCTGCAGGTCGGCCTGAGCTGAGGTTAGATTGTGTAAAGTGTTATTTCACCTGTCCTGCGGGCGGCCACGGCGGATACTCCTGGAACAGGTACGCAAAATACGCGTGTCCTTTTGTAGGGTGCGCGCGTGCGCTCGTTTAAATCTTCATCATCTTTAATCAACAACAGCCGTCTAGACTCATCGTCGACAGGTTTTACTGCGGCTCGCGAAGCTCCAGGGATCACATCAAGGAGTCCGAGCAGGTACCAGCCATGAGAGTCTTGACTGGACGGACGGTGTATGCGTGGATTACCCTGGATTACCACCCTGCTCTGAGATGGACCGTGACTTGATACGTTGTGATAATTTTAATCTCAGTTTAAATTACGGACTATTATATTGCACAGGTCTGATCATGTTCAACACGTTGCCTGGTAGCAGGGCTGGAGCAGGTCACTGGTTCACCGCATGCATAATTTAGGTAAGCCTTTTTTTCTGTTGCACTGGACAAATTATATCACCAGAAAATGTGATGATGAGTTTATTTGTTTCATTCTGGATGCTATGTGTTGCTTTTGTTGCAACATTATTCACATTACATGTAATAATTTTTAGACACGTTAAAAGTAAAAGGGGGATTTCATTTATTTACTTGTCTTTGCACTAATAGGATCATTTGTGTAAAATAAATCATTTGTTTTCAGAGATCAATCCCACGATAACCTCATTCTTCTGTGAGGGCTGGATTTGTGCCTGTGTGACACCTGATTGttaaatacaaacatttaacCTCAATTTGTGTTATTTTTTGCATTATAATAACCCcatgaataaaaaaaacatacaaatAAACATACATTTTGAGCAATAATTACAAATATTAAAAcaaattaaatgaaaacaaaacactACCTGAGGTGGAACAACAGGTCTAAACTCTGCAACCATTCATCATTGGCTCAAATTCACCTTAAAATTTTACATTCACAGCTTTTTTTACTCTCTGATTCTGACAAAGCAAAGGGACAATCTGTGGGCTTTTTAGAGCTGGACTGGTTCCGAGTGAAAATGATGGAACTCCTAAACTTTGTTCTCATCTATCAAAGGGAGGCAGCAAAGGTATTTGTTTTAAACTAATGGATATGAAACAAGAAAATCCGTTTTGATTGCTTCATAGAGTCACTTTGCCCCTGGGGTAACTGTCAAGCCCAGATGTGAGGCTGGTGCAGTTATTTCAGAGTGGAAACCAATTTGTTAGGCAGCTCTGTAGTAAGTAACATGGAGCAGGTCTGAATCAGAGATGAATCCTAAACTGTAGCACTGCGTCAGACATTGCACAACATACAGCATTGCTCATAACTAAATTAGCACTCACTTAAGAAAGCAGCTTGGAAGGAGAATGCTTTTTGTGCAGGAAATATTCTTCTGTGCAGATTGGTGGACTAATTTGGTCAAGTGTTTGTGGACAAGCTGCTAATAGTGCAGTAGGTGGGATCATGTGTACCATGGATGCATGAAAACATTTTGTGTGAGGCACAAACACAACATCTAATCATTTATAAGCTTATGGTGTTGATGTGCTATGTGCAGATGGGTTTCACTAGATGTCTCCACTCATCATTGTATGAAATGAAATATGTGCATCAGGTGGAGTTAGAGGTCACTGGATTCTGTCTGAAATCATCTGTAAACCTCTTGTTGATGCAGATGGACCGAGGCGGCCTTGTTTCTGAGTTAGGTGTTAGACCGGAGCAAAGGTGTCGGCCTACCTGATGGATACTAGGAAAAGGAGCCGAGAGGACATGCAACATTAAAATGAATAGTAAAATACTGCAATTAAAAGATATGGAAATTGGTAGGAAATAATTTTTAGGCTTTTTCACTTCCACAAGTCACTAATAAGGACATTTCCAATTAGGgcagcacgatattaggaaaacctgcggtattcgataacagtgcttaatattgcgatatcgatattactcgcgataaatgaacaaatactaaagtatgcagtgttgatgtcgtctggtgtgtgacgtctgctctgggctcaaagcaaacaaaaactaatgcatgaattccattacagcataacattttattgcaaaaatatgcagctgcacctgctactgtattagcagcaaaacaacaaactgcatgcatgcagtttctcagtgactttaaaacatcacctccaccataaaactttttctgatactccaaatacagaaaaacatcccttaccagggtttttgaataaataaaaatatctgaaaataagtttaaatgttaaataatagttaacatcacttaaatgcaacagcaaattctctcattgctactgagcattttctccacttatgtggttatgatataaggctgttgctgtaattgggaagtgaactgtgctggaccaaactaggagaatattaagattttctgagggaaagagaaaaacaatcgtctacctttcagaagaggaactggcaaaaaaaaaaaactacatggaaaatatgtgaaaacgtttgtttttaaccccaaattgaacaagtttacctagatcttaaaaagcagcttagACGATGAAACTGCAACTGTGATTCTgataagctaacaaattgaactagctcctcttaagataaccggctagcagagcttctgactgacagtttatgtgcagcagcaaatcaactatcctgataaaCAAGGGTTTAAAAGCTCATaagtgaaaaatcactttgatgtgtgggggaacttttccaggccctctttagcagggtgggactgggaggagagtgctgtagccttttagctggaagctaactagAGCCttgggctaacactagcgacatgacggtgggttggttcaccggcatatGTTGGagacagcccggtaaaaatgattaacgacaccgagtggAGTcatgttcacgtttgaaagcagcgctgaatccagaaacctcagcacaaagtgcgttcgttgctctgagccagcatgacgaacaagggaacggcgccactaactctgttcgggtgttgctttccaaaagggtctatgcagggggcgggtgtattacgtgaacggaaccatctgattggccgcatatcagaaggactacatttgattggtcaaataatacttccgtgtaaaaaacagagctggtttacaaaaagctgatgtatgacaaggatggaaatgtttgaaccaaacatttatcactgtttttgccgtgttttgcgatgggcctatcgcacgtcctgttatcgcgatgacgataatttttcgatatagtgTGCTCCCTATTTCCAATCAAGATTTGTTTATTTAAGAATAAGAAACAACTAAGGATTTCATCACTATTGACAAAACTTGCATCTCTTTTATGTACATTCTAAGGATGGACTGAATATCTTATC
This sequence is a window from Nothobranchius furzeri strain GRZ-AD chromosome 14, NfurGRZ-RIMD1, whole genome shotgun sequence. Protein-coding genes within it:
- the rprma gene encoding protein reprimo A — encoded protein: MNTTGLNQTESGLFNKTEEFFCCNFSSVVTDNGFVAAAPDERSLFIMRVVQIAVMCVLSLTVVFGIFFLGCNLLIKSEGMINFLVMDRRPSKETETVIVGAY